The Triticum dicoccoides isolate Atlit2015 ecotype Zavitan chromosome 6A, WEW_v2.0, whole genome shotgun sequence genome has a window encoding:
- the LOC119318102 gene encoding kinesin-like protein KIN-7D, chloroplastic: MATRPASRQRKASSAAKGSHQQVQQSGSPTSTATTSSSRLTPEMMSSLEGPASPRLVAGLDAADADDDQAATKENVTVTVRFRPLSPREIRQGEEVAWYADGDTVVRSEQNPNVGYAYDRVFAPTTTTRQVYDVAAQHVVSGAMEGIYGTIFAYGVTSSGKTHTMHGDQRSPGIIPLAVKDAFSIIQETPNREFLLRVSYLEIYNEVVNDLLNPAGQSLRIREDPQGTFVEGMKEEVVLSPAHALSLIAAGEEHRHVGSTNFNLLSSRSHTIFTLTIESSSYGDSNEGEAVTFSQLNLIDLAGSESSRAETTGVRRKEGSYINKSLLTLGTVISKLTDGKATHIPFRDSKLTRLLQSSLSGQGRVSLICTVTPASSNSEETHNTLKFAHRAKRIEVQASQNKIIDEKSLIKKYQNEIRRLKEELEQLKMGIITGTPLKDAEDDNMILWKQKLEDGNVKLQSRLEQEEEAKSALLARIQRLTKLILVSTKATPTSRFSPHPGPRRRHSFGEEELAYLPYRRRDIMLDNESNELLTPGEGFGVTPEDSSKEEKKNRKGLLNWFKIRKRDGGASTLTSSECDKSSLTKSTAPSTPIGESLNFPAEPRISTSLVNESESADMLSIGHGDFPSDGLTGEEASLASTKTIDHVDLLREQLKILSGEVALHTSVLKRLTEEAGRNPNSEKIQMKMKKISDEIKAKQQQISSLEKQMPHSLSNSQVKVDKLDLSPSYGELLEQLNEKSFELEVKVADNRVIQEQLQEKTTECMELQEAVACLKEHLSQALQAKDSLSNSIMMQNSSGVNHEEQHSDQEKPVSRDISAEQLQKEQQSLELGELKQRVHELTEVKAQLEARNQKLLEESTYAKGLASAAGVELKALSEEVTKLMNQNEKLASELASQRSPTPRRVSNGPRGTARRESMSRRNEPASRRDGNAREERERALETIITEKEQKEAELQRKVEESKQKEAFLESELANMWVLVAKLKKSRGDDDHEDLEAKYNGS, from the exons ATGGCGACGCGCCCGGCCTCGCGCCAGCGgaaggcttcctcggcggcgaAGGGCTCGCACCAGCAGGTTCAGCAGTCGGGCTCGCCGACGTCGACGGCGACCACGTCGTCGTCGCGGCTCACGCCGGAGATGATGTCGTCGCTCGAGGGGCCCGCGTCGCCGCGGCTCGTCGCGGGGCTGGACGCCGCCGACGCCGACGACGACCAGGCCGCCACCAAGGAGAACGTCACCGTCACCGTCCGCTTCCGCCCGCTCAG CCCGCGGGAGATTCGGCAGGGGGAGGAGGTCGCGTGGTACGCCGACGGCGACACGGTCGTGCGGAGCGAGCAGAACCCCAACGTCGGCTACGCTTACG ATCGGGTTTTTGCACCGACTACTACAACCCGCCAAGTATATGATGTTGCAGCTCAACATGTTGTCAGTGGTGCCATGGAGGGCATATATG GAACAATATTTGCGTATGGCGTTACAAGCAGTGGAAAGACACATACGATGCAT GGAGATCAAAGATCCCCAGGAATAATACCTTTGGCTGTCAAAGATGCATTTAGCATTATACAGGAG ACCCCAAACCGCGAGTTTCTCCTGCGTGTGTCATACTTGGAAATTTATAACGAG GTTGTCAATGATCTACTCAATCCTGCAGGACAGAGCTTACGAATTAGAGAGGATCCTCAG GGAACGTTTGTCGAGGGTATGAAAGAAGAAGTGGTATTATCTCCTGCACATGCTCTGTCCCTAATTGCAGCTGGAGAAG AGCATAGACATGTTGGATCCACTAACTTCAATCTACTAAGTAGTAGAAGTCATACAATTTTTACACTG ACAATAGAGAGCAGCTCTTACGGTGACTCTAATGAAGGGGAAGCAGTCACCTTCTCACAGCTG AACCTCATTGATCTGGCAGGTTCAGAGAGCTCAAGGGCAGAAACAACTGGAGTACGCCGGAAGGAAGGATCTTACATCAATAAAAGCTTGCTAACTCTTGGAACG GTGATATCAAAACTGACTGATGGAAAAGCTACACATATTCCATTTCGTGATTCAAAACTAACACGGCTACTTCAGTCATCCTTGAGTGGACAAGGGCGCGTTTCG CTAATTTGCACAGTGACCCCGGCATCAAGCAACTCCGAAGAGACCCACAACACACTAAAATTTGCCCACCGTGCAAAGCGCATTGAGGTCCAAGCATCACAAAACAAG ATAATTGATGAAAAATCTTTGATAAAGAAATACCAGAATGAGATTCGCAGATTAAAGGAAGAGCTAGAACAGCTGAAAATGGGTATTATTACTGGAACTCCGTTAAAAGATGCCGAAGACGATAATATGATCCTTTGGAAGCAGAAG CTAGAAGATGGTAACGTCAAGTTGCAATCAAGACTTGAACAAGAAGAGGAAGCCAAATCTGCTTTGCTTGCAAGGATACAGAGGCTCACAAAACTTATCCTTGTTTCCACAAAGGCAACTCCGACTTCTAGATTTTCTCCACATCCTGGGCCAAGAAGGAGACACTCTTTTGGGGAAGAGGAG CTGGCTTACCTCCCGTACAGAAGGCGAGATATCATGTTGGATAATGAAAGCaatgaattactcactcctggcgaAGGATTTGGTGTGACACCTGAAGACTCTTCGAAGGAGGAGAAAAAGAACAGGAAAGGACTTCTTAACTGGTTCAAAATTCGG AAACGCGACGGTGGAGCTTCTACTCTAACAAGTTCAGAATGCGATAAGTCCAGTTTGACTAAATCAACTGCTCCTTCAACACCTATTGGGGAGAGTCTGAATTTTCCTGCAGAACCAAGAATATCAACTTCGTTGGTTAATGAGAGTGAATCAGCTGATATGCTGAGCATTGGCCATGGGGATTTTCCTTCTGATGGTCTTACTGGAGAAGAAGCATCTCTG GCGAGCACAAAAACAATAGACCATGTTGACTTACTAAGAGAGCAATTAAAGATTTTATCAGGGGAGGTTGCACTTCATACAAGTGTTCTAAAGCGCCTCACCGAGGAAGCTGGAAGAAACCCGAATAGTGAGAAAATTCAG ATGAAAATGAAGAAGATCAGTGACGAAATTAAGGCAAAGCAGCAGCAGATATCATCTTTAGAAAAACAGATGCCTCATTCCTTGTCAAATAGTCAAGTGAAGGTTGACAAGTTAGATCTTTCACCG TCTTACGGGGAACTACTTGAGCAACTTAATGAGAAATCTTTCGAACTTGAG GTGAAGGTAGCAGATAACAGAGTAATACAAGAGCAGCTACAGGAAAAG ACAACTGAGTGCATGGAATTACAAGAGGCAGTTGCTTGCCTTAAAGAACATCTTTCCCAAGCTCTTCAAGCTAAGGATTCACTGTCAAATAGCATTATGATGCAGAATAGTTCAGGAGTAAACCATGAAGAACAACACAGTGATCAAGAAAAACCAGTTTCCAGGGATATCTCTGCTGAACAACTGCAAAAGGAACAGCAG TCACTTGAGCTTGGTGAGCTAAAGCAGAGGGTACATGAACTCACCGAAGTCAAAGCTCAACTCGAGGCTCGCAATCAGAAGCTATTAGAGGAAAGTACATATGCAAAAGGCTTGGCTTCGGCTGCAGGAGTGGAATTGAAAGCATTGTCAGAAGAAGTGACCAAACTCATGAACCAAAATGAGAAGCTTGCTTCCGAGTTAGCATCGCAGAGAAGTCCAACCCCTCGCAGAGTAAGCAATGGACCAAGAGGTACTGCTAGGCGAGAGAGCATGAGTAGACGAAATGAACCAGCTAGCAGAAGAGATGGCAATGCgagagaagagagggagagagCGTTAGAAACCATTATTACGGAGAAGGAACAAAAGGAAGCAGAACTCCAAAGGAAAGTCGAGGAATCAAAGCAAAAGGAGGCCTTCTTGGAGAGTGAGCTTGCAAACATGTGGGTTCTAGTGGCAAAATTGAAGAAGTCTCGTGGGGATGATGACCATGAGGATTTGGAGGCCAAATATAATGGCTCCTGA